In Brachypodium distachyon strain Bd21 chromosome 2, Brachypodium_distachyon_v3.0, whole genome shotgun sequence, one genomic interval encodes:
- the LOC100828487 gene encoding cytochrome P450 72A15, producing MALEFPGSVPWSFLLYGLPGSVLLWQAGVLLDRLWWRPRRLERTLRAQGVGGTRYRFLLGDLKDFGRLNDEAWSKPLPLRCHDIVPRVTPFLCNNVRDNGKPCFSWFGPITNVAITDPELVKDVLSNKFGHFEKPQFPALTKLLGNGLTTHEGEKWVKHRRILNPAFHLEKLKLMLPAFSASCEELVSRWKEFHGSDGSCEVDVWPELQNLTGDVISRTAFGSSYVEGRRIFQLQSEQAKLFIGAIQRIVIPGYLCLPTKNNRKMRKNNKEVESILRGLIGKRIRAMEQGEGRDDDLLGLLLESNLRDTDENGQSSKGMTIEDVIEECKQFYLAGMETTSVLLTWTMIVLSMHPEWQDLARQEVLGLFGRNKPEYEGLSRLKTVTMILQEVLRLYPPATVFSRKTYKDMDIGGVRYPAGVFIEVPVLFINHDPDIWGSDVNEFKPERFSQGISMASKHPGAFLSFGWGPRVCIGQNFALLEAKMALSMILQHFEFELASSYTHAPHTVMTLQPMHGAQIKLRTI from the exons ATGGCTTTAGAATTCCCTGGCTCAGTGCCATGGAGCTTCCTCCTGTACGGACTCCCGGGCTCCGTGCTCCTGTGGCAGGCCGGCGTGCTGCTGGACCGGCTGTGGTGGCGCCCGCGACGGCTGGAGCGGACCCTGCGCGCGCAGGGCGTCGGCGGCACGCGGTAccgcttcctcctcggcgACCTCAAGGACTTCGGCCGGCTCAACGACGAGGCCTGGTCGAAGCCCCTGCCGCTGCGCTGCCACGACATCGTGCCCCGGGTCACGCCGTTCCTCTGCAACAACGTCCGGGACAATGGCAAACCGTGCTTCTCGTGGTTCGGCCCCATCACTAACGTGGCCATCACTGACCCCGAGCTTGTCAAGGACGTGCTGTCAAACAAGTTCGGCCACTTCGAGAAGCCCCAGTTCCCGGCGCTGACCAAGCTTCTCGGCAATGGCCTCACGACCCATGAGGGTGAGAAATGGGTCAAGCATAGGAGGATCCTCAACCCTGCTTTCCATCTTGAGAAGCTAAAG CTCATGCTACCGGCTTTTTCTGCGAGCTGTGAGGAGCTTGTCAGCAGATGGAAAGAGTTCCATGGTTCTGACGGTTCTTGCGAGGTGGATGTATGGCCGGAGCTCCAGAACCTCACCGGAGATGTCATTTCTCGTACCGCTTTCGGTAGCAGCTATGTGGAAGGAAGAAGGATTTTCCAACTGCAGTCCGAGCAAGCTAAGCTCTTCATAGGTGCGATCCAGCGGATTGTCATTCCTGGTTACCT GTGCTTGCCCACCAAAAACAACAGAAAGATGCGCAAAAATAATAAGGAGGTAGAATCTATTTTACGAGGACTAATTGGAAAAAGAATTCGAGCTATGGAACAAGGTGAAGGCCGCGACGATGATCTACTTGGTCTATTGCTAGAGTCAAACTTGAGAGACACGGACGAGAATGGCCAATCTAGCAAGGGGATGACAATCGAAGACGTCATCGAAGAGTGCAAGCAGTTCTACTTGGCAGGAATGGAGACAACGTCAGTGCTCCTGACATGGACAATGATCGTACTAAGCATGCATCCGGAATGGCAAGACCTTGCAAGGCAGGAAGTTCTAGGCCTGTTTGGAAGGAACAAACCTGAGTACGAGGGCCTTAGCCGACTCAAAACC GTGACCATGATCCTTCAAGAGGTTCTCCGTTTGTATCCACCAGCCACCGTATTCAGCCGGAAAACATACAAGGATATGGATATTGGAGGCGTCAGGTACCCCGCTGGCGTGTTTATTGAGGTGCCGGTGTTGTTCATAAACCATGACCCAGACATCTGGGGAAGTGATGTCAACGAGTTCAAACCGGAAAGGTTTAGCCAGGGGATTTCGATGGCATCCAAGCATCCAGGCGCGTTCTTGTCGTTTGGTTGGGGGCCACGGGTTTGCATCGGCCAGAACTTCGCATTGCTTGAGGCCAAGATGGCACTAAGCATGATTCTTCAGCACTTCGAATTCGAGCTCGCCTCGTCGTATACACATGCACCGCATACTGTGATGACGCTGCAGCCGATGCATGGTGCGCAAATTAAGCTCAGAACTATCTga
- the LOC100829389 gene encoding cytochrome P450 72A15: MATSELESPPPLPLLLYAAMGAVLAWCAVRVAEWAWWRPRRLERALRSQGLRGTAYRSLAGDAALGVRLNGEARSRTLPLRCHDVVPRAMPMFHQAMKEHGKISITWFGPVPRVTITKPELVREVLSNKFGHFEKLKLGRLQRMLHNGVGSHEGEKWAKHRRIINPAFHLEKLKRMLPAFAACCTDLVQRWEGLSAGDKPYEVDVWPDMQNLTGDVISRAAFGSSYLEGRRIFQLQGEQVELAVMAMNKIHIPGYMFLPTRANRRMKQIAAEIERILKGIIAKRENALRAGEAASDDLLGLLLESNMAHCSSGDGNSKAGITTDDVIGECKLFYFAGMETTSVLLTWTMIVLCMHPEWQDRAREEVLNVFGENQPDYDGLSRLRTVTMVLYEVLRLYTPLTTLHRKTYKPMELGGVRYPAGVVLMLPLLCVHHDKEVWGADADEFRPERFAEGVSRASADAPAFFPFGWGPRICVGQNFALLEAKMGIAMILQRFSFELSPSYAHAPFPVGLLQPEHGAQINLKRLR, encoded by the exons ATGGCGACGAGCGAGCTAGAATCacccccgccgctgccgctgctgctgtacGCGGCGATGGGCGCTGTTCTGGCGTGGTGCGCCGTGCGGGTGGCGGAGTGGGCTTGGTGGAGGCCGCGGAGGCTGGAGCGGGCGCTGCGCTCGCAGGGCCTCCGCGGCACGGCGTACCGGTCGCTGGCCGGCGACGCGGCGCTGGGCGTGCGGCTCAACGGGGAGGCCAGGTCCCGGACCTTGCCGCTGCGCTGCCACGACGTCGTGCCCCGGGCGATGCCCATGTTCCACCAGGCCATGAAGGAGCACG GTAAAATATCGATCACCTGGTTTGGGCCGGTGCCTAGAGTGACGATCACCAAGCCCGAGCTGGTGCGAGAAGTTCTGTCCAACAAGTTCGGCCACTTCGAGAAGCTCAAGCTCGGTCGTCTTCAGAGGATGCTGCACAACGGTGTGGGCAGCCACGAAGGCGAAAAGTGGGCCAAGCACAGGAGGATCATCAACCCTGCCTTCCATCTGGAGAAGCTCAAG CGCATGTTGCCGGCCTTTGCGGCATGTTGCACGGACCTGGTGCAGAGATGGGAAGGTTTATCCGCAGGCGACAAGCCTTACGAGGTCGATGTCTGGCCTGACATGCAGAACCTGACAGGGGATGTCATATCCCGCGCCGCATTCGGCAGCAGCTACCTCGAAGGCAGGAGGATCTTCCAGCTTCAGGGCGAGCAGGTTGAACTCGCCGTGATGGCCATGAACAAGATCCATATCCCGGGTTACAT GTTCTTGCCTACGAGAGCCAACCGAAGGATGAAGCAGATCGCTGCAGAGATCGAGAGGATCCTGAAAGGCATCATCGCGAAAAGGGAGAACGCCTTGAGAGCCGGCGAAGCCGCAAGCGACGATCTTCtcgggctgctgctggagtCAAACATGGCACACTGCAGCAGCGGGGACGGCAACTCGAAGGCCGGCATCACGACCGACGACGTGATCGGGGAGTGCAAGCTGTTCTACTTCGCCGGCATGGAGACCACGTCGGTGCTGCTGACGTGGACGATGATCGTGCTCTGCATGCACCCGGAGTGGCAGGACCGCGCCAGGGAGGAGGTCCTAAATGTCTTCGGGGAGAACCAGCCGGATTACGACGGATTAAGCCGCCTCAGAACC GTGACGATGGTGTTGTACGAGGTGCTGCGGCTGTACACGCCGCTGACGACGCTCCACCGGAAGACGTACAAGCCGATGGAGCTGGGCGGGGTCAGGTACCCGGCGGGCGTGGTGCTgatgctgccgctgctgtgcGTGCACCACGACAAGGAGGTGTGGGGCGCGGACGCGGACGAGTTCAGGCCGGAGAGGTTCGCGGAGGGGGTCTCCAGGGCGTCCGCGGACGCGCCGGCGTTCTTCCCGTTCGGCTGGGGCCCGCGGATCTGCGTCGGACAGAACTTCGCGCTGCTCGAGGCCAAGATGGGGATCGCCATGATCCTGCAGCGCTTCTCCTTCGAGCTCTCGCCGTCCTACGCGCACGCGCCGTTCCCCGTCGGCCTGCTGCAGCCAGAGCACGGCGCGCAGATCAACCTCAAGAGGCTTCGGTAA
- the LOC100842753 gene encoding cytochrome P450 72A13 → MVTLGLSQIAPWSFLCALGVGAVLSCAWRLLARAWLGPQRVALALRAQGLRGTTYRFPSGDVKEYVRLLAAARSDPMPLSSHDITARVLPFDHGIIKQHGKIAVTWFGPEPRVVVNDPKLFREILANKHGQFGKQKSILWIERLLANGLTTHQGDKWVNHRRIINHAFHLEKLKRMLPAFAACSSELVRRWVDSVGSGDVQEIDVWPEFENLTGDVISRAAFGSSFGEGRRIFQLQSEQAQNAVKMASKMYIPGYRFLPTKLNARMKANVREVEVLLKGVITKREKAMKDGLANNDDLLGVMMDSNIKESQEAGSSRPTMTTEDIIGELKLFYFAGMETTAVLLTWAMVVLSMHSEWQDRAREEVLLVFGKNQPDSEGINRLKVVTMILHEVLRLYPPILQLGREAYKETELGGVTYPPGVTFALPIVCIHHDPDVWGEDVDEFKPERFAEGIAGASKDSPAFFPFGWGPRICVGQNFALLEAKMGLSMILQNFWFELSPSYKHAPCPVSTLQPQHGAQIKLMKL, encoded by the exons ATGGTGACTCTCGGCTTATCACAGATAGCACCATGGAGCTTCCTCTGCGCGCTCGGGGTCGGGGCTGTTCTCTCGTGCGCATGGCGGCTACTAGCTCGGGCCTGGCTCGGCCCACAAAGGGTGGCCCTGGCCCTGCGCGCCCAGGGCCTCCGCGGCACGACGTACCGCTTCCCCTCCGGCGACGTGAAGGAGTACGTGCGGCtcctcgcggcggcgcgctccgATCCCATGCCTCTGTCGTCGCACGACATCACCGCCCGAGTGCTCCCGTTCGACCATGGCATCATCAAGCAACACG GTAAAATTGCTGTGACATGGTTCGGTCCAGAGCCCAGGGTGGTGGTGAACGATCCTAAACTGTTCCGGGAGATCCTAGCGAACAAACACGGGCAGTTTGGGAAGCAGAAGTCCATTCTTTGGATCGAGAGGCTGTTGGCCAACGGGCTGACGACCCACCAAGGTGACAAGTGGGTCAACCACCGTAGGATCATCAACCACGCGTTCCATCTCGAGAAGCTCAAG AGAATGTTGCCGGCTTTTGCTGCGTGTTCCAGTGAGCTTGTACGCAGATGGGTGGACTCTGTGGGATCGGGTGATGTGCAGGAGATAGATGTCTGGCCAGAGTTCGAGAATCTCACGGGTGACGTCATCTCCCGAGCGGCGTTCGGGAGCAGCTTCGGTGAAGGGAGAAGGATCTTTCAGCTGCAGTCTGAGCAAGCACAGAACGCTGTCAAGATGGCAAGCAAAATGTATATCCCAGGTTACAG GTTCCTACCAACAAAGCTCAATGCAAGGATGAAAGCAAATGTCCGTGAGGTCGAAGTACTCCTGAAAGGCGTAATCACAAAGAGGGAGAAGGCGATGAAGGACGGCCTTGCCAACAATGATGATCTGCTCGGCGTGATGATGGACTCCAACATTAAAGAAAGCCAAGAAGCCGGAAGCTCCAGACCAACGATGACCACCGAGGACATAATTGGGGAGCTGAAGCTCTTCTACTTCGCAGGAATGGAGACCACCGCGGTGCTGCTCACATGGGCAATGGTCGTGCTAAGCATGCATTCTGAGTGGCAGGACCGTGCACGGGAGGAGGTTCTTCTCGTCTTTGGAAAGAACCAGCCAGATTCCGAGGGCATCAATCGGCTCAAAGTT GTGACTATGATACTACATGAGGTTCTTAGGCTGTACCCGCCAATCCTACAACTTGGCCGGGAGGCGTACAAAGAGACTGAGCTGGGCGGTGTGACGTATCCGCCCGGCGTTACATTTGCGCTGCCGATTGTGTGCATCCACCATGATCCGGATGTGTGGGGAGAAGACGTCGACGAGTTTAAGCCGGAGAGGTTCGCAGAGGGCATCGCCGGCGCGTCCAAGGACTCGCCGGCGTTCTTTCCGTTCGGCTGGGGGCCGCGGATCTGCGTCGGCCAGAACTTTGCGCTGCTGGAGGCCAAGATGGGATTGAGCATGATCCTGCAGAACTTCTGGTTTGAGCTCTCGCCGTCTTACAAGCATGCGCCATGCCCCGTCTCAACTCTTCAACCCCAGCATGGAGCGCAGATTAAGCTCATGAAACTCTAA